tgcTCTGCAACAACAAACCTGCGAGGTAGCGCCAGGCTGAaagtttgtgacaggcccaaggtcacccagcgaccaTGGCCGGGGATTCAAGCCTAGggtcctagtctgccactctacgcactacaccatgctgcctccccttcAGTGGCAAAAAAGATaaacacctatgctgcaaaaaGTGGGTAATAAACCAAAGTACAGCATGAGGCTcaaaaatattagaaatagaaATAATGACAATACTTATTACGGAAATAAGTATTGTcttatttctatttctatttctaatatttttgagcctcgtgctgtactTTGGTTTATTACTCCCTTTCAGTGGCAGCAAACTAGCCACTACTTAAAACAAAACCTGACACTAGCTAAACTCCCCCCATGCAAAGCCCTGGCAAACCAAATGGTTCTGCAGGGCCCCCCGAACATCACCCGGAGGTAGGCTGACCCCACATGAAGGCCGCGGCCCGAGATCTCCTCTTCCCCATCCCCACAACGCGCAGCAGCCCAGACTCACTTTCCGGTTCTTTTGCCTTCCGGTTCACGTAGCCCATTCTTCTCTGCAGCACCCACCCgaatgcttcctcctcctcccccgctgGGCGGGCACACTCTTCACTAGGCAAGAGGTGGGAGCAGGCAACTCTGGTGAATACCCGGTCCTGGAGCGGGATCTTGACCGCGGAGGGTGCTTTGGCGGCCACGTTCTTGATGCTCTCATATGCTGGTGGGCGCTTCAGCCCCGCACAGGGGGCAGGGTAAGTCCAGACCATGCCCAGGGGCGGTGGCTCAGGCACCGTGCACGCCCTCTGGGCCTGCCTGCAGGTGGGCACTGTGGACGGGCGGGCACACAACAGGCCATGCAGGACCGAAATCTCCTTCTCGGCCTTCTGCTCCATTGGGGCCGTGTGGGTGGTGACTTTGACAGCGGAGTAGACCATGGTGTAAGAAACAGCAGGCTTCTCCTTGACCGGGAGCATGGAAGGGGTGGAGGCTGCCTGCACGGGAGCCTGCTTGGCGGCGGGACAAATCATGCTGTGGGAATTGGGGAGCTCCTTTTCGGCTTTGCTCTGGCCAGTGGGCTGGGGAGGCAGCGGGGTGGAGTGGCTGCGGGCACGGCCCGAAGGGCCCAAGGCTGCGGCGTCCCCTGCCCTCAGCTGATGGCTGGAAACTTGGGGTGTCGCTGGGGCAGGCGGGGCGTCCTTGGCGTGGCACGGGACCGGCAGCTTGGAGCCCTCCTGGCTGGGGCCTTTGTAGCCCTTCTTGCCCTGCGGAAAGGCCAGCAGAGGGGGGCGGTGCTGCAAGAGGTTGGGGAACGGTGGTGGGATCTCACATGGGGAGGTTTTGGTGCTAGGCACCCCCTTGGCAGCCTCCCGTTTGGCCGGATAGTGGCGTGGGGAGGCCAGTGCCCCGTTGGGCCGGCACTCGCCCCCTTCTTCCGGGAGTGGATACTTCATCTCTTCGTAAATGGCTTCGCTCTCGTCAGAGTCCTCGTCCGCCGTGGCCGGTGCCTGAGAAGGGGGCCCGGGCCCTCGGAAAATGTCTCCCACCATCTCGATGTAGACCGGCTCGTCCTCCTCAGCGTCAGAACCCTTAGCTTGAGTGTGAGAGAAGGTGCGGCCGTAGCGCTGCATCGCCCCGCCCAGAGGGGGGCCGGGCAGCCTGCCCGAATATGCCTCGTCGAACGAGACAGACAAGTGGGTGTTGGGGCTGCGCTTGGGCTTCTGGGGGGGCACCTTGCAGCCCAGTTCCCGACCTTCTGAACTGGACTTTTGGGAACCTAGTGCAGAAAAGAAACACAGGCGACAGTCTGCAGGCAGGAGATCGGAAGAGGGAGACCCACGGGCACCCGGGAGCCTGTTTTCAGTGCCAGGGCTCAGCCCTGGGCGACGGGAGTCCATGCTGAAGAGAGCCAGACCATGCAGCCTGCACAGCCTGACAGAAGGCTTGGTCTGGCCTGGGAATGGGAAAGACCCGTGGGTACCCGCAGGGCCTGGGAGGCAGACCCGCAGTCAGAGAGTGTCACCTCCAGACAAGCTGGAACCCTGGCACATGAGTCGTCCCCGCCCCTGGCAAGTCCCCCGTGCCCTCTTCCAAGTGGAATGAGGTGCCAGCCTGCTGCGCTCCCTTGCAGAAGCGAGTGTGTGGGGTCGGGGCCCTGGTTTGTGCAGAGCAGCGCTCCCCTGCCCTTGCCACACGCCCTTTGCACCACTTGCCATGGCAAGTGTTTTGTTCTGTGCCGGCAGTTTCAAAAGGGAGCCTCAGGGCTCCAGCAGCCTGCTTGAATGGGCTGAGCGACCCAGCAGCAGGGCCCTGGCTGGGCTCCCTGGCCCCCTTACCTCCTTTCTTGCTCCCCGTGGGCTCCAAGGCGGTCCTGGCCTCTGCACTCAGCTTGGTGCTGGGGTTTCGCTTGGGCTTGGCAGGGGGCTTGCGAGATCCGGCAGCCCTGTCTCCCGAACTGCTGTCCACGCTGCCCACAGAATGGCAGGAGAGAGAGCGGGGGGCCATGCTGCTGGCACAGGGGTGCGGAGCGTGTTCCTGCGAGGCGGGCATGGTCATGAACCCCATCCTGAAGTGGCGGCGGAAGGAAGCCACGTCCCGCACCTTCCCCACGCCAGGCTCCTTGGCTGAACTAcaaagggggcagggagagaggaagagtcACAAGGAGGGTGAACGTTGGCAGGAAGACCCTCTGCTGGTGGTCAGGAACCCTCCCACAACTGCTGAGTGATGCTGGAAGCGTGTCTGAAaaggcctagagcaggggtggggaacctcaggcccgggggccatatgtggcccccgaggacattttttgtggccctcgggacctccgggaaccctgccgcggaggcggggcgcagggcggccctccctgaaggtgttcctggggccacggcttacagcgccctttagacctcctctcactgactgtcagttgttggtcggcgagaggggagggggagggacgcttcccccaaggctgcctctTACAGctgcgtgcaggaacgctgcggcacattgtaagcccctctcgctgcctgtcgactgttgagcagcggggcgggggggagaggcctGCGGCCGAttgggcttggttttttttttatggactctgggggggagggcatggagactggggcccggttgcttggggctccatgcgccgccgggtgtgtgtgggcgggggaggtggggaggctggggcccggtcgcctctcccccccaccaggagatctacacctggtatggccccctaaagatgttataaatgtgcgaatggcccttggcaggaaaaaggttccccacctctggccTAGAGGGACAGACCAGACGTCACCCTTCCTAAAGGAGTGATGGACTCCACTGGGCAGACTGGAGTGGACTCAGCtttttgaagccccccccccccgggttgcacACAGCACGCCCCAAAACAGGCCCCGTCTGGACCGATCTGGAGTTGACCTGCCTTAAGGTTTCCACAGCAcctgccccccccacacccattctACTTTCCAGGCCACCCCCCATGTATTGATTTCACAGCCAAGCACAGAGGTCTTCTCTTCCTACACCCTACATTCCTGGCAACACTTCTCACTTTCCCGTCTCCTCTCTTCATCCGCTGGAGTGCAGGGGTCTGGGTACCAAACACACGAGGATGCAGCAGGATACTGGCTGGTGGCCCAGCCGTTTCCATGGAAACTGCATCTGGGTGACCTGCAGGAACCAAGCATCGGCTGCCTGCTGGTGTCTTAACCCTTCGCTTACTGCAGACCAGGGACGGGGAAGCCATACTTGCTGGCCTGGCTTGGTCAGGACAGGAGAAAGGAGCTACCTGTGCTATCAGCCCAACC
This genomic window from Euleptes europaea isolate rEulEur1 chromosome 18, rEulEur1.hap1, whole genome shotgun sequence contains:
- the NYAP1 gene encoding neuronal tyrosine-phosphorylated phosphoinositide-3-kinase adapter 1; translation: MSAGPQEALISVFLQFVEDRGRWAYRALSQTPHPREQLHNEMNLLYRKSKVEWKQSKDEEPKKGSAKEPGVGKVRDVASFRRHFRMGFMTMPASQEHAPHPCASSMAPRSLSCHSVGSVDSSSGDRAAGSRKPPAKPKRNPSTKLSAEARTALEPTGSKKGGSQKSSSEGRELGCKVPPQKPKRSPNTHLSVSFDEAYSGRLPGPPLGGAMQRYGRTFSHTQAKGSDAEEDEPVYIEMVGDIFRGPGPPSQAPATADEDSDESEAIYEEMKYPLPEEGGECRPNGALASPRHYPAKREAAKGVPSTKTSPCEIPPPFPNLLQHRPPLLAFPQGKKGYKGPSQEGSKLPVPCHAKDAPPAPATPQVSSHQLRAGDAAALGPSGRARSHSTPLPPQPTGQSKAEKELPNSHSMICPAAKQAPVQAASTPSMLPVKEKPAVSYTMVYSAVKVTTHTAPMEQKAEKEISVLHGLLCARPSTVPTCRQAQRACTVPEPPPLGMVWTYPAPCAGLKRPPAYESIKNVAAKAPSAVKIPLQDRVFTRVACSHLLPSEECARPAGEEEEAFGWVLQRRMGYVNRKAKEPEKAPDGPKAWDESDSAPPRMEKEEKAGPGLTQSSIPVRTPGLEGLTAKMPGGRTNLPVPCQTFPACHRNGDFTGGYLLGRSASTSGVRHAVVHTQRPCSHPRDPASLALHQAPLPSPGPLQGTRERDGKLLEVIERKRCVCKEIKARHRPERTLCKQESMPILPSWRRNTENRKSGTPPCRRQQTVLWDTAI